In Dasypus novemcinctus isolate mDasNov1 chromosome 10, mDasNov1.1.hap2, whole genome shotgun sequence, one DNA window encodes the following:
- the LOC101425983 gene encoding olfactory receptor 52B4-like → MTSLNHTVFSHTVFHLLGIPGLEDQHIWISIPYFISYVITLLGNSLLICIIFTKRSLHEPMYLFLCMLAGADVVLCTCTVPQALAIFWFHAGEISLDRCITQVFFLSLTCIFESGILVVMAFDRYIAICYPLRYTTILTHTLIWKICVIDLLRSYGTIFPMIFLLKRLTFCKSNILPNTACKEIVLARVSCDDIRVNIWYGIFVLMSTVVLDTVLIFISYVLILCAVFHMPSQEAHQKALNTCGSHICVIILFYGPGIFSVLTQRFGHHISPHIHVLLANIYILIPPMLNPIIYGIMTKQIQEQVFHAFFIKQK, encoded by the coding sequence ATGACTTCCTTAAACCATACTGTGTTCAGTCACACAGTCTTCCACTTGCTGGGCATTCCTGGCCTAGAGGACCAGCACATATGGATTTCCATCCCCTACTTTATTTCCTATGTCATCACACTGCTTGGAAACAGCCTGCTCATCTGTATTATATTCACAAAGCGTAGCCTCCATGAACCCATGTACCTCTTCCTCTGCATGCTGGCTGGAGCAGATGTTGTCCTCTGCACGTGCACCGTTCCTCAGGCCTTGGCCATCTTCTGGTTCCATGCTGGGGAGATCTCCCTAGATCGCTGCATCACTcaggtcttctttctctctctcacctgcATCTTTGAGTCAGGGATCTTGGTAGTGATGGCATTTGACCGTTACATTGCCATATGCTACCCACTGAGATATACCACTATTCTTACACACACTCTGATTTGGAAAATTTGTGTGATTGACCTTTTGAGAAGTTATGGTACAATATTTCCCATGATATTTCTCCTAAAAAGGTTGACTTTCTGCAAAAGTAACATCCTCCCAAACACAGCTTGTAAGGAAATTGTCTTGGCCCGTGTTTCCTGTGATGACATTCGAGTAAACATCTGGTATGGGATTTTTGTCCTCATGTCAACTGTGGTCTTAGATACTgtcctgatttttatttcttatgtacTGATTCTCTGTGCTGTCTTCCACATGCCTTCCCAAGAGGCCCACCAGAAAGCTCTCAACACATGTGGCTCCCATATCTGTGTCATCATTCTCTTTTATGGACCTGGGATCTTTTCCGTCCTTACTCAGAGATTTGGACACCACATCTCACCCCATATTCATGTCCTGCTGGCCAACATCTATATTCTGATTCCACCAATGCTGAATCCCATCATTTATGGAATTATGACCAAACAAATACAGGAGCAGGTGTTTCACGCAttctttataaaacaaaaatga